A single region of the Roseivivax sp. THAF197b genome encodes:
- a CDS encoding cation-translocating P-type ATPase — MAILNRVVGPKVGGTEHLAFDVINGRMTILDTAVGISDNEVSQLVASTGMSTKPWDADNAAEDQAAHLARQKRFTSLSGGFWAAGFLFHIVETGMGGALGLFAGHGEVPMPMAEAGIFAVAILFGVWLVAPKAWSSARRLSPDMNLLMVVAVAGAIGLGEFFEAATVAFFFSLSLYLESWSVGRARNAVSSLLDLAPPTARVLYDDGSEADVPAAAVAVNARFIVRGGDRIPLDGEVVDGAGAVDQAPITGESALVPKEPGDEVYAGTINGEGTLTVRATKAASDTVLAKIIRMVGDAHARRAPVEQWVAKFARIYTPIVMALAIAIALVPPLLLGGAWDYWFYNALVLLVIACPCALVISTPVSIVAALTASARAGVLIKGGAYVEAPGRTTALAMDKTGTITMGEPEVAAVHPLVGVSARDLMALAASLEARSSHPLARAILSRAEADGVSVSAAEDTRTVPGRGLEGRADGRAIWLGSDRFAEEKGFGNAIPADLRDRIEGAGSTLVAVGDETGVTGVLELRDRIRPDAKGIVARLHAQGVKTIVMLTGDNERTARAVAAEVGIDEVRAELLPEDKVTAIEELVESHDMVAMIGDGVNDAPAMARAHYAIAMGAVGSDAAIETADIALMTDDIGKVPWLIGHSRRAMTIIHQNIGISLATKALFVGLTAFGMASMWGAIAADVGVSLLVVANALRLLNGHQVEAGPSGGEPVGEQMAKGALAHGH; from the coding sequence GTGGCAATCCTGAATAGGGTGGTCGGTCCAAAAGTCGGCGGGACTGAGCATCTGGCGTTCGATGTCATCAATGGTCGGATGACGATTCTGGATACCGCAGTCGGAATTTCGGACAACGAGGTTTCGCAACTGGTCGCGAGTACCGGCATGAGCACAAAACCGTGGGACGCCGACAACGCAGCAGAGGATCAGGCCGCGCATCTGGCACGTCAGAAGCGCTTTACCTCGTTGAGCGGCGGCTTCTGGGCGGCGGGATTCCTTTTTCACATTGTCGAGACCGGCATGGGCGGCGCGCTCGGGCTCTTTGCGGGGCATGGCGAGGTGCCTATGCCTATGGCGGAAGCAGGGATCTTCGCCGTCGCGATCCTCTTTGGGGTCTGGCTGGTTGCGCCCAAGGCATGGTCTTCGGCGCGGCGACTTTCGCCAGACATGAACCTACTGATGGTGGTGGCCGTTGCAGGAGCCATCGGGCTCGGCGAATTCTTCGAGGCCGCGACGGTCGCGTTTTTCTTCTCTTTGTCGCTCTATCTTGAGAGCTGGAGTGTCGGTCGCGCACGCAACGCGGTTTCATCTCTCCTCGACCTCGCGCCGCCTACGGCTCGGGTTCTTTACGACGACGGATCGGAAGCCGACGTTCCGGCCGCTGCCGTGGCAGTCAATGCAAGGTTTATCGTGCGCGGCGGCGACCGGATCCCTCTCGACGGTGAAGTCGTGGACGGGGCAGGGGCCGTCGATCAGGCTCCTATTACCGGCGAAAGCGCACTGGTGCCCAAGGAGCCCGGCGACGAGGTCTATGCCGGCACTATCAACGGCGAGGGCACACTGACGGTGCGGGCGACCAAAGCCGCCTCGGACACGGTGCTGGCGAAAATCATTCGCATGGTGGGCGATGCCCATGCCCGCCGCGCGCCGGTCGAACAGTGGGTGGCCAAGTTCGCGCGCATCTACACACCCATCGTGATGGCTTTGGCGATCGCCATCGCGCTGGTGCCGCCACTGCTGCTCGGCGGCGCCTGGGACTACTGGTTCTACAATGCTCTGGTCCTTCTGGTCATCGCATGTCCTTGCGCGCTGGTCATTTCTACGCCGGTCTCCATCGTGGCAGCGCTGACCGCGTCGGCACGGGCGGGGGTGCTCATCAAGGGCGGCGCCTATGTCGAGGCGCCGGGGCGGACCACGGCACTGGCGATGGACAAGACCGGGACGATCACCATGGGCGAGCCTGAGGTGGCGGCGGTTCACCCACTGGTCGGCGTTTCCGCACGCGATCTCATGGCGCTGGCAGCAAGCCTGGAGGCGCGGTCTTCACACCCGCTGGCACGCGCCATCCTCTCGCGCGCCGAAGCCGATGGTGTTTCCGTGTCTGCCGCAGAGGACACCCGTACCGTGCCCGGGCGCGGTCTGGAAGGACGCGCCGACGGGCGCGCTATCTGGCTCGGCTCGGATCGCTTCGCCGAAGAGAAGGGGTTCGGCAATGCCATTCCGGCGGATCTGCGGGATCGGATCGAAGGGGCAGGGAGCACCCTCGTTGCCGTGGGTGACGAGACCGGCGTGACCGGCGTACTGGAGCTTCGCGACCGCATCCGCCCAGATGCAAAGGGGATCGTTGCGCGTCTGCATGCGCAGGGTGTGAAGACCATCGTGATGTTGACGGGCGACAACGAACGCACCGCGCGCGCGGTGGCAGCCGAAGTCGGCATCGACGAGGTGCGCGCCGAACTTTTGCCAGAAGACAAGGTGACGGCCATTGAGGAACTCGTCGAAAGCCACGACATGGTGGCGATGATCGGCGACGGTGTGAATGACGCACCGGCCATGGCGCGGGCGCATTATGCCATCGCCATGGGCGCTGTCGGATCGGATGCCGCGATCGAGACGGCCGACATCGCGCTGATGACCGACGACATCGGCAAGGTACCCTGGCTTATCGGCCATTCGCGCCGTGCCATGACGATCATCCACCAGAATATCGGCATATCGCTGGCGACCAAGGCGCTGTTCGTCGGGCTGACCGCGTTCGGTATGGCCTCAATGTGGGGCGCCATTGCTGCGGATGTAGGCGTGTCTCTGCTGGTGGTCGCCAACGCACTTCGGCTCCTGAACGGCCATCAGGTTGAGGCCGGGCCTTCAGGCGGAGAACCGGTGGGCGAGCAGATGGCGAAAGGAGCACTGGCGCACGGTCATTGA
- a CDS encoding L,D-transpeptidase: MLTRRHFIQTTAALFSASISSPLLADTWPTEAEKAAWDAQITPPGYNPATSNPWGLHPRFLPQRVITKDGLVAGDIHVDAVARYLYHIEEGGTAMRYGVAIARGKLYEPGVYTIKRKVRWPHWQPTQNMIDRDPELYADIADGMEPGPENALGSRALYLYVGDRDTYLRIHGTPQPRSIGGRASSGCVRMVMAHINDLYPNVEIGSTAFLYSAEDSVTPQS; this comes from the coding sequence ATGCTGACAAGACGACACTTCATCCAGACGACTGCCGCATTGTTCTCGGCGTCTATCTCGAGTCCGCTCCTCGCTGACACCTGGCCCACTGAAGCGGAAAAGGCGGCTTGGGATGCACAGATTACACCGCCGGGCTATAACCCAGCCACATCAAACCCGTGGGGCCTGCACCCGCGCTTTCTGCCGCAGCGGGTTATAACTAAAGATGGTCTTGTGGCCGGTGACATCCATGTCGATGCTGTCGCGCGCTATCTTTACCATATCGAGGAAGGCGGCACGGCGATGCGCTATGGCGTAGCGATTGCTCGTGGCAAACTTTATGAGCCAGGCGTCTACACGATCAAGCGCAAGGTCAGGTGGCCGCATTGGCAGCCAACACAGAACATGATTGACCGCGACCCGGAGCTCTACGCCGACATCGCTGACGGTATGGAACCCGGACCTGAGAACGCGCTCGGGTCACGGGCGCTTTATCTCTATGTCGGGGACCGAGACACCTATCTGCGCATCCACGGTACACCACAGCCGCGAAGCATCGGCGGCCGAGCCAGTTCCGGTTGCGTCCGGATGGTCATGGCGCACATAAACGATCTGTATCCGAATGTGGAGATTGGCTCGACGGCGTTCCTATATTCGGCCGAGGACAGCGTGACTCCGCAGAGTTGA